TGGTCGTCGCCACCCTGCTCGGCGCGGCGCGCGGCGAGGGGCACGCAGGCGTCCTCGCCGCGTTCCGCGAGTGGCTGGCCGCCGCTCCGCCCGACGTGGGCGGCCTGACCCGGCAGGCCCTGCGGCTGACCTTCACGCAGCCGGAGCGGCTGGACGGCGGCGCGCTGGCCTGGGAACGCGGAGGCTTCGATGGGGCGGGGAACGGTGGCCTGATGCGTGTGGCCGCCGCGTGGCTCCTCGGGCACCGGGGCGCCGCGCTGGCGCGCGAGTCGGCGGTCCTGACCGCCCTGACACACGCGGACCCGCGCTGCGTGCACGCCTCGGTGTTCCTGACGGCGTTCATGGAGGCCCTGGCCGCCGGGCAGCCCTATGCGGCGGCGGCGCAGGCGGGACTGGCCGTCATGGACGGCCTGGACGGGCGGGACGCCCTGGTGGACGCCGGGGTGCTGGGCCTGCACACCCAGGACGCTCACCGCGCCTTCCGGGGTCGTGAGCGCGAGGCCCGCGCGCAGGTCCGCGCCCGCGTCCGCTCTGGCCTGGACGGCACGGTCACCTCGCAGAGCGGCTACGTACTGGACACCCTGGAAGCCACCGTGGCGCACGCTCGCCGCGCGGACTGGTGGGCGTGCGTGGAACCCGCCGTGCTGGGCGGGGACGACAGCGACACGGTCGCGTGCGTGGTCGGCGCGGTTGTGGGTGCGCGCGGCCTCGGCACTCCGCCCGAACTCCTGCCGGACCTGCGGCTGGGGCACAGCTGGCCCGGCTGGGAGCGCGACTGGCCCGCGAGGCAGCACCTGCCTGGCGTCCTGGCCCGCGCTCAGGCGTGACCGAGCAGGAATTCCTGACCCTGGTGCGCCGCATTCCGGTGAACGCGGCGATCCTCGACCGGCTGCCGGACCTGTGCGTCCCGCAG
The Deinococcus sedimenti DNA segment above includes these coding regions:
- a CDS encoding ADP-ribosylglycohydrolase family protein, with amino-acid sequence MQPLDVLLSLCAADALGAATEFKSPDVIHARYGAAFRTYQPGSVFGFAPGEATDDSQMVVATLLGAARGEGHAGVLAAFREWLAAAPPDVGGLTRQALRLTFTQPERLDGGALAWERGGFDGAGNGGLMRVAAAWLLGHRGAALARESAVLTALTHADPRCVHASVFLTAFMEALAAGQPYAAAAQAGLAVMDGLDGRDALVDAGVLGLHTQDAHRAFRGREREARAQVRARVRSGLDGTVTSQSGYVLDTLEATVAHARRADWWACVEPAVLGGDDSDTVACVVGAVVGARGLGTPPELLPDLRLGHSWPGWERDWPARQHLPGVLARAQA